A portion of the Streptomyces sp. NBC_01335 genome contains these proteins:
- a CDS encoding HAMP domain-containing sensor histidine kinase, with protein sequence MTRSGPGLRPFSIKAKLGTLVVVSVFITTGLLVVALRTRTEFQFITVFSVIATLLITQFVAHGLTAPLDEMRAVARSISHGDYTCRVSGAGRRDELGDLAQTINRMADDLEAVDRHRKALVANVSHELRTPIAALRAVLENVVDGVSAADPETMRTALQQTERLGRLVETLLDLSRLDNGVVPLKAGRFEVWPYLAGVLKEANLAASRRRLSSGSGNHSRTDVHLHLDVSPADMTAFADTERLHQVVANLIDNAVKHSPPHGRVTVLARPSAQPESLELEVIDEGPGIPEAERHRVFERFNRGQNPSPHGPGSDGGTGLGLAIAHWAVDLHGGRIRVAESTHGCRIQITLPGMSPARS encoded by the coding sequence ATGACCCGCTCCGGGCCCGGTCTGCGCCCGTTCTCGATCAAGGCCAAGCTGGGGACGCTCGTCGTGGTGTCCGTGTTCATCACCACGGGGCTGCTCGTGGTGGCGCTGCGGACCCGGACCGAGTTCCAGTTCATCACCGTCTTCTCGGTGATCGCCACGCTGCTGATAACCCAGTTCGTCGCGCACGGCCTGACGGCTCCGCTGGACGAGATGCGGGCGGTGGCCCGGTCGATCTCGCACGGCGACTACACCTGCCGGGTCAGCGGGGCCGGGCGCCGCGACGAGCTGGGCGACCTCGCCCAGACGATCAACCGCATGGCGGACGATCTGGAGGCGGTCGACCGGCACCGCAAGGCGCTGGTCGCCAACGTGTCGCACGAGCTGCGGACCCCCATCGCGGCGTTGCGCGCCGTGCTGGAGAACGTGGTGGACGGGGTCTCGGCCGCCGACCCGGAGACCATGCGGACCGCGCTCCAGCAGACGGAGCGGCTCGGCCGGCTGGTGGAGACGCTGCTCGACCTGTCGCGGCTGGACAACGGTGTCGTCCCCCTCAAGGCCGGCCGTTTCGAGGTGTGGCCCTATCTCGCCGGGGTACTCAAGGAAGCGAACCTCGCGGCCTCGCGACGCCGGCTCTCCTCGGGCTCCGGCAACCACTCGCGTACGGACGTCCATCTGCACCTCGACGTGTCCCCGGCGGACATGACGGCGTTCGCGGACACCGAGCGGCTGCACCAGGTCGTGGCGAATCTCATCGACAACGCCGTGAAGCACAGTCCGCCGCACGGCCGTGTGACGGTGCTGGCGCGACCGAGCGCGCAACCTGAGTCCCTGGAACTCGAAGTGATCGACGAGGGGCCCGGCATCCCGGAGGCCGAGCGCCATCGCGTCTTCGAGCGGTTCAACCGGGGCCAGAACCCGTCCCCGCACGGTCCCGGCAGCGACGGGGGCACGGGCCTCGGACTGGCCATCGCCCACTGGGCGGTGGATCTGCACGGTGGCCGCATCAGAGTGGCTGAATCCACACATGGATGCCGGATTCAGATCACCCTTCCGGGGATGTCACCGGCCCGCAGTTGA